One stretch of Segatella copri DNA includes these proteins:
- the yfcE gene encoding phosphodiesterase has product MKYLLFSDIHGCLPALEKVLDFFEAEHCDMMCIMGDIINYGPRNRIPEGIDPKGIVERLNALADKIIAVRGNCDAEVDQMLLDFPVMETYALLVDGGKRYLLTHGHVYNKENMPKGPYEAMIYGHSHLWELSHNEKGQAIVNTGSITFPKGGNPPTFATLEDGKFTMYQLDTLEVLATMEA; this is encoded by the coding sequence ATGAAATATCTTTTATTCTCAGATATCCACGGCTGTTTGCCAGCCCTGGAAAAGGTCCTCGATTTCTTCGAGGCTGAACATTGTGACATGATGTGCATCATGGGGGATATCATCAACTACGGTCCCCGCAACCGCATTCCGGAAGGAATCGATCCTAAGGGTATCGTAGAAAGACTGAATGCGCTGGCAGACAAGATTATCGCTGTGCGTGGCAACTGCGATGCGGAAGTAGACCAGATGCTCCTCGATTTCCCTGTCATGGAGACCTATGCCTTGCTGGTAGACGGAGGCAAGCGCTATCTTCTGACCCATGGACATGTATACAATAAGGAAAACATGCCGAAGGGTCCTTACGAGGCTATGATCTATGGACACTCCCATCTCTGGGAACTCTCTCATAACGAGAAGGGGCAGGCCATCGTAAATACAGGCAGCATCACCTTCCCGAAGGGTGGCAATCCGCCAACCTTTGCAACATTGGAAGATGGTAAGTTCACCATGTATCAGCTGGATACGCTCGAAGTGCTGGCTACAATGGAAGCATGA